A DNA window from Mycolicibacter hiberniae contains the following coding sequences:
- a CDS encoding TetR/AcrR family transcriptional regulator, producing MPAPTRSRPQQQRAREMRRRLLDTARQLVERRGVEPLTTQTIADAAHVSIGTVYRYFPDRAAIIVELVEEATRDISFQLVRTVGQAIDLEVDQAAFLLVDTLTTVYEQHAPILLAAMTSSAFDLPPYLNHTAMAEVERSLLPLASVIPSRSRPDLSPAELDDLVFVTMGVTSSACLRIALQRPATADRDAMIRVTAVMLAAALKAPADT from the coding sequence TTGCCCGCTCCGACACGATCACGCCCGCAACAGCAGCGCGCCCGCGAGATGCGCCGCCGGCTGCTGGACACCGCCCGGCAGCTGGTAGAGCGCCGCGGGGTGGAACCGTTGACCACCCAAACCATCGCCGATGCCGCCCACGTGAGTATCGGCACGGTGTATCGCTATTTTCCCGACCGCGCCGCGATCATCGTCGAGCTGGTGGAAGAGGCCACGCGCGACATCTCCTTCCAGTTGGTACGCACCGTCGGCCAAGCCATCGACCTGGAGGTGGATCAGGCGGCTTTCCTTCTCGTCGACACCCTCACGACCGTCTATGAGCAGCACGCCCCGATACTGCTGGCGGCGATGACATCCTCGGCTTTCGACCTGCCGCCCTACCTCAACCACACCGCGATGGCCGAGGTCGAGCGCAGCCTGCTGCCGCTGGCCAGTGTGATCCCGAGCCGGTCGCGGCCGGATCTGTCGCCGGCAGAGCTGGACGATCTGGTGTTCGTCACCATGGGCGTTACCTCGAGCGCCTGTCTGCGTATCGCTTTGCAGCGACCCGCCACCGCGGATCGCGACGCCATGATCCGGGTGACGGCGGTGATGCTGGCGGCCGCGCTCAAGGCCCCGGCGGACACCTGA
- a CDS encoding SDR family oxidoreductase, with the protein MRSPQVTGAEFSGKTVVISGASRGIGLAIGLGAARLGANVVLLAKTAEPHPRLPGTVYTAAAEIEAAGGRALAVVGDVRSEQDVQRAIDAAVDKFGGIDVCVNNASSIATEPTEQLSAKRFDLMQDINVRGTFLLTKACLPHLRHSANPHVLTIAPPINLNPYWLGIHPSYTLSKYGMTLLTLGWAAEYADAGIACNCLWPQTYIATSAVANTPNGGELLERSRSPQIMADAAAEVVRRKAGDASGQCFIDAQVLTEAGVTDLSGYGGGPEPLIDFFIDDADAQRR; encoded by the coding sequence ATGAGGAGTCCGCAGGTGACAGGCGCCGAATTCTCCGGCAAGACCGTCGTGATCTCGGGCGCAAGCCGCGGTATCGGGCTGGCTATCGGCCTGGGTGCGGCCCGGCTGGGTGCCAACGTCGTGCTGCTGGCCAAGACGGCCGAGCCGCATCCGCGACTGCCCGGCACCGTCTACACCGCGGCCGCCGAGATCGAGGCCGCCGGGGGCCGGGCCCTCGCGGTCGTCGGCGACGTGCGCAGCGAGCAGGATGTGCAGCGGGCGATCGACGCCGCGGTGGACAAGTTCGGCGGCATCGATGTGTGCGTCAACAACGCCAGCTCCATCGCGACCGAGCCCACCGAGCAGTTGTCCGCCAAGCGTTTTGACCTCATGCAGGACATCAACGTGCGCGGAACGTTCCTGCTGACCAAAGCCTGCCTGCCGCATCTTCGGCACTCGGCCAATCCGCATGTGCTGACCATCGCTCCCCCGATCAACCTGAACCCGTACTGGCTGGGCATCCACCCGTCCTACACGCTGTCCAAATACGGGATGACGCTGTTGACGCTGGGCTGGGCCGCCGAATACGCCGACGCCGGGATCGCCTGCAACTGCCTGTGGCCGCAGACCTACATCGCAACGTCAGCGGTCGCCAACACTCCCAACGGGGGCGAGTTGCTCGAGAGGTCGCGCAGCCCGCAGATCATGGCGGACGCCGCCGCGGAGGTCGTGCGCCGCAAGGCCGGCGACGCCAGCGGCCAGTGCTTCATCGACGCGCAGGTGCTCACCGAGGCCGGGGTGACCGACCTGTCCGGCTACGGCGGCGGGCCGGAGCCCTTGATCGACTTCTTCATCGACGACGCCGACGCTCAGCGCAGGTAG
- a CDS encoding glycoside hydrolase: MGRHELASKRQRSSVLMAAVLAPAAVFFAVGGSANPVVPKESVAVVAEDNSPGGMQLVAAPAATHETGTPARFSAASRTRTVSRFLPAGVAPERGLQVRTIQTARSISDAFPQIRQIGGVRSDALRWHPNGLALDVMVPNPTSAAGIALGDEIVAYVMENADWFGLQDAIWRGVYYTPGGGAQRGGYGHYDHVHVTTTGGGYPSGAEVYLR; the protein is encoded by the coding sequence GTGGGCCGACACGAGTTAGCCAGCAAGCGGCAAAGGTCATCTGTTTTGATGGCTGCAGTCCTCGCACCAGCGGCGGTGTTCTTTGCTGTGGGCGGAAGCGCCAATCCTGTGGTGCCGAAAGAATCCGTTGCGGTGGTTGCTGAAGACAATTCACCTGGCGGAATGCAGCTTGTCGCGGCACCCGCCGCGACCCATGAAACGGGCACCCCGGCGCGGTTCTCGGCGGCATCGCGCACCCGCACCGTTTCGCGGTTCCTGCCGGCGGGAGTGGCCCCGGAGCGGGGCCTGCAGGTCCGGACCATCCAGACGGCCCGCAGCATCAGCGACGCCTTCCCGCAGATCCGCCAAATCGGGGGCGTGCGGTCCGACGCGCTGCGCTGGCACCCCAATGGGCTGGCGCTCGACGTGATGGTTCCCAACCCGACCAGCGCCGCGGGCATCGCGCTCGGCGATGAGATCGTGGCCTACGTGATGGAGAACGCCGACTGGTTCGGCCTGCAGGACGCCATCTGGCGCGGTGTGTACTACACACCCGGCGGCGGGGCGCAGCGTGGCGGATACGGCCATTACGACCATGTGCACGTCACCACCACCGGTGGTGGATACCCAAGCGGGGCCGAGGTCTACCTGCGCTGA
- a CDS encoding DUF732 domain-containing protein produces MKSTTLAAAVLGVAVALAAPAHADPDTDFARELHTYGIYGPRDYNAWLGKIVCERLDKGLDGDAAKSVRFITPNLQKGSTQVQAWQFLGASINTYCPDKRPVLERAAQNG; encoded by the coding sequence ATGAAATCGACGACCCTCGCCGCAGCGGTCCTGGGCGTGGCCGTGGCGCTGGCCGCGCCCGCCCACGCCGACCCGGACACCGATTTCGCCCGCGAACTGCACACCTACGGCATCTACGGCCCGCGGGACTACAACGCGTGGCTGGGCAAGATCGTCTGCGAGCGTCTGGACAAGGGACTCGACGGGGACGCGGCCAAGTCGGTGCGCTTCATCACCCCCAACCTGCAGAAGGGCAGCACCCAGGTGCAGGCCTGGCAGTTCCTCGGCGCATCGATCAACACCTACTGCCCCGACAAGCGTCCGGTTCTGGAGCGGGCCGCCCAGAACGGCTGA
- the acnA gene encoding aconitate hydratase produces the protein MAESSNHDSFDTRGRLSVDDTTYQIRRLDRVSGAARLPYSLKVLLENLLRNEDGRLVTAEQISALAAWDPAAEHGREMAFTPARVLMQDFTGVPCVVDLVAMRDAITELGGQTSRINPLCPTELVIDHSVIADVFGRADAFTINAELEFERNAERYQLLRWAQQAFDDFSVVPPDTGICHQVNLEYLARVVFTRDSAEGPLAYPDTLVGTDSHTPMVNGLGVLGWGVGGIEAEAAMLGQPMSMLIPPVVGLKLTGELQPGTTATDLVLTVAQLLRATGVVGKFVEFYGPGVANVPLANRATIGNMSPEYGATCAIFPIDDVTCDYLRLTGRSEHQIKLVEAYAKDQGMWHDPDRDPEYSQTLELDLGAVEPSIAGPKRPQDRIPLRLAPQTVAALLDGAESTAQALSDLDKASADSFPASDPIAFGQSQPEGTPREQWAGGDKLPWPSAPTPIELADGTRTQIDNGDVVIAAITSCTNTSNPSVMVGAALLARNAVDKGLSRKPWVKTTLAPGSRVVTDYYERAGLTPYLDKLGFNLVGYGCTTCIGNSGPLIPEVSKAVVDQDLTVCSVLSGNRNFEGRIHPEVRMNFLASPPLVVAYALAGNLRVNLLTDPLGTGSDGEPVYLRDIWPTAAEIAAVVDDNLQAQMFTASYADVFTGDERWRSLAVPDSDTFSWEPESTYVRQPPYFDGMTREPAPVTDITGARVLAKLGDSVTTDHISPAGSIRYDSPAGKYLSEHGIDRKDFNSYGSRRGNHEVMIRGTFANVRLRNQLAPGTEGGFTRDFSRAEGPVTTIYEASVNYLAAGTPLVILAGREYGSGSSRDWAAKGTALLGVRAVLAVSYERIHRSNLIGMGVLPLQFPDGADADSLGLTGEETFDITGVTALGETIPDTVHVRAGDIEFDATVRIDSPGEADYYRHGGIMPYVLRQLLD, from the coding sequence ATGGCCGAAAGCAGCAACCACGACAGCTTCGACACCCGGGGCCGGCTGAGCGTCGACGACACCACGTATCAGATCCGGCGCCTCGACCGGGTCAGTGGCGCAGCACGGTTGCCCTACAGCCTCAAGGTTCTTCTGGAGAACCTGCTGCGCAACGAGGACGGCCGCCTGGTCACCGCCGAGCAGATCAGCGCGCTGGCCGCATGGGACCCGGCCGCCGAACACGGCCGGGAGATGGCCTTCACGCCCGCACGAGTGTTGATGCAGGACTTCACCGGGGTGCCGTGCGTGGTCGACCTGGTCGCGATGCGTGACGCAATCACCGAGCTGGGCGGGCAGACCAGCCGCATCAACCCGTTATGCCCCACCGAGCTGGTGATCGACCACTCGGTGATCGCCGACGTCTTCGGGCGCGCCGACGCTTTCACGATCAACGCCGAACTGGAATTCGAGCGCAACGCCGAGCGCTACCAACTGTTGAGGTGGGCGCAACAGGCCTTCGACGATTTCTCGGTGGTGCCGCCCGACACCGGTATCTGCCACCAGGTCAACCTGGAATACCTGGCCCGCGTGGTGTTCACCCGCGACAGCGCGGAGGGACCGCTCGCCTACCCCGACACCCTGGTGGGCACCGACTCGCACACCCCGATGGTCAACGGCCTGGGCGTGCTGGGCTGGGGCGTCGGCGGGATCGAGGCCGAAGCGGCCATGCTCGGACAACCGATGAGCATGCTGATCCCACCGGTGGTCGGCCTCAAGCTGACCGGCGAACTGCAGCCGGGCACCACCGCCACCGACCTGGTCCTCACGGTGGCGCAACTGCTTCGTGCCACCGGGGTGGTGGGCAAGTTCGTCGAGTTCTACGGTCCGGGGGTGGCCAACGTTCCGCTGGCCAACCGGGCCACCATTGGCAACATGAGCCCGGAGTACGGGGCCACCTGCGCGATCTTCCCCATCGATGACGTGACCTGCGACTATCTGCGATTGACCGGGCGCTCGGAGCACCAGATCAAACTGGTGGAGGCCTACGCCAAGGACCAGGGCATGTGGCATGACCCGGACCGCGATCCCGAATACTCCCAGACTCTCGAACTGGACCTCGGCGCCGTCGAGCCGTCGATCGCCGGCCCCAAACGCCCGCAGGACCGCATCCCGCTGCGGCTGGCCCCCCAGACCGTCGCCGCCCTGCTCGACGGTGCCGAATCGACCGCCCAGGCATTGTCGGACCTGGACAAGGCGTCGGCGGACTCGTTCCCGGCCAGCGACCCCATCGCGTTCGGTCAATCCCAACCCGAAGGCACCCCGCGGGAACAGTGGGCCGGCGGCGACAAGCTCCCGTGGCCCAGTGCGCCCACCCCGATCGAGTTGGCCGACGGCACGCGGACCCAGATCGACAACGGCGACGTGGTCATCGCCGCGATCACCTCCTGCACCAACACCTCCAACCCCTCGGTGATGGTGGGCGCGGCACTGCTGGCGCGCAACGCCGTCGACAAGGGCCTGTCGCGCAAGCCGTGGGTGAAGACCACCCTGGCACCCGGATCCCGAGTGGTCACCGACTACTACGAGCGGGCGGGCTTGACCCCCTACCTGGACAAGCTCGGCTTCAACCTGGTCGGCTACGGCTGCACCACCTGCATCGGCAACTCGGGACCGCTGATCCCCGAGGTGAGCAAGGCTGTCGTCGACCAGGACCTGACCGTGTGCTCGGTGCTGTCGGGCAATCGCAACTTCGAGGGCCGCATCCATCCGGAAGTGCGGATGAACTTCCTGGCCTCGCCGCCGCTGGTGGTCGCCTACGCGCTGGCCGGCAACCTTCGCGTCAACCTGCTGACCGACCCGCTCGGCACCGGCAGCGACGGCGAACCGGTGTACCTGCGCGACATCTGGCCCACCGCCGCCGAGATCGCCGCCGTGGTGGACGACAACCTGCAGGCGCAGATGTTCACCGCCAGCTATGCCGATGTCTTCACCGGCGACGAGCGCTGGCGCTCGCTGGCTGTGCCCGACAGCGACACCTTCTCCTGGGAGCCCGAATCCACCTACGTGCGCCAGCCGCCGTACTTCGACGGCATGACGCGCGAGCCCGCGCCGGTCACCGACATCACCGGGGCTCGGGTCCTGGCCAAACTCGGCGACTCGGTGACCACCGACCACATCAGCCCGGCCGGGTCCATCCGCTATGACTCCCCCGCCGGAAAGTACCTGTCGGAGCACGGAATTGACCGCAAGGACTTCAACTCCTACGGGTCACGCCGCGGCAACCACGAGGTGATGATCCGTGGAACCTTCGCCAACGTGCGGCTGCGCAACCAGTTGGCGCCCGGCACCGAGGGCGGCTTCACCCGTGACTTCAGCCGGGCCGAGGGTCCGGTCACCACCATCTACGAGGCCTCGGTGAACTACCTCGCCGCCGGGACCCCGCTGGTGATTCTGGCGGGGAGGGAATACGGGTCGGGATCCTCGCGGGACTGGGCCGCCAAAGGCACTGCGTTGCTGGGAGTGCGAGCCGTGTTGGCGGTGTCCTACGAACGCATCCACCGGTCCAACCTGATCGGCATGGGCGTGCTGCCGCTGCAGTTTCCCGACGGCGCCGACGCGGACTCGCTGGGGCTTACCGGCGAAGAGACCTTCGACATCACCGGGGTGACCGCACTGGGCGAGACGATCCCCGACACCGTGCACGTGCGGGCCGGTGACATCGAGTTCGACGCGACGGTGCGCATCGATTCCCCCGGCGAAGCCGACTACTACCGGCACGGCGGCATCATGCCCTACGTGCTGCGGCAGCTGCTCGACTAA
- a CDS encoding ABC transporter ATP-binding protein has product MASVTFDSVTRHYPGTERRAVDGLDLAVEDGEFMVLVGPSGCGKTTTLRMLAGLEPVDGGRILIGEHDVTATDPGGRDIAMVFQNYALYPHMTVAQNMGFALKVAKTPKAQIRSRVSEAAELLGLSGLLGRKPKDLSGGERQRVAMGRAIVRRPQVFLMDEPLSNLDAMLRVQTRNQIADLQRRLGITTVYVTHDQVEAMTMGDRVAVLRDGVLQQCATPRELYRTPANVFVAGFIGSPAMNLFTVPVVDSAASLGGFRIPLPPESVSPAAELTVGIRPEHLKISDRGIGVEVDFVEELGADTYLYGATAQRTARLVARVSGNVEVSRGARLSLGFDMSDLHLFAADGTRI; this is encoded by the coding sequence GTGGCCTCAGTGACGTTCGACTCGGTGACCCGGCACTATCCGGGCACCGAACGCCGCGCTGTCGACGGCCTGGACCTGGCCGTCGAGGACGGCGAATTCATGGTGCTCGTCGGACCGTCGGGGTGCGGCAAGACCACCACGCTGCGGATGCTGGCCGGCCTGGAACCCGTTGACGGCGGGCGCATCCTCATCGGCGAGCATGACGTCACCGCAACCGATCCCGGCGGGCGCGATATCGCGATGGTGTTTCAGAACTACGCCCTGTACCCGCACATGACGGTGGCGCAGAACATGGGGTTCGCCCTCAAGGTCGCCAAGACTCCCAAGGCGCAGATCCGCTCCCGGGTGTCGGAAGCCGCTGAACTGCTGGGTTTGTCGGGTCTGCTGGGCCGCAAGCCCAAGGACCTCTCCGGCGGCGAACGCCAGCGCGTCGCGATGGGCCGGGCGATCGTGCGGCGCCCGCAGGTCTTTCTGATGGACGAGCCGCTGTCGAATCTGGACGCCATGTTGCGGGTGCAGACCCGCAACCAGATCGCCGACCTGCAGCGGCGGTTGGGGATCACCACGGTCTATGTGACCCACGACCAGGTCGAGGCAATGACGATGGGCGATCGGGTTGCGGTGCTGCGCGACGGAGTCCTGCAGCAGTGCGCCACTCCGCGCGAGCTCTACCGCACCCCGGCCAACGTGTTCGTCGCCGGGTTCATCGGGTCGCCGGCGATGAACCTGTTCACCGTTCCCGTCGTCGACTCCGCGGCGTCACTGGGCGGGTTCCGCATTCCGCTGCCGCCGGAAAGCGTTTCGCCAGCAGCGGAATTGACGGTCGGTATCCGTCCTGAGCACCTGAAGATCTCCGATCGCGGGATCGGCGTCGAGGTCGATTTCGTCGAAGAACTGGGCGCCGACACCTACCTGTACGGCGCGACGGCGCAGCGGACGGCCCGGCTGGTGGCCCGGGTCTCCGGCAACGTCGAGGTGTCACGCGGCGCCCGGTTGTCGCTCGGCTTCGACATGAGCGATCTGCACTTGTTCGCCGCCGACGGTACCCGGATCTGA
- a CDS encoding carbohydrate ABC transporter permease: protein MTPRHAAPPGRHRIAGLLGAYTGLGAVTACALFPILWALSGSLKRQAEISQPILVPAHPQWSNYLEVFARMPFWRMLFNTVLYAGCVTAGQVFFCSLAGYAFARLPFTGRDSLFVLYLATLMVPLTVTVIPQFILMRVFGWTDTMWAMIIPGLFGSAFGTYLMRQFFATLPVDMEEAAILDGCSPWTIYWRILLPHARPAVMVLAVLTWINVWNDFLWPLLMIQRKDIATLTLGLVWMQGEYVAEWPILMAASMLMLAPLVVIYAVAQRAFVRGIAATGFGGR from the coding sequence GTGACGCCCCGCCACGCCGCGCCACCGGGCCGGCACCGCATCGCCGGGCTGCTCGGCGCCTATACCGGGCTGGGGGCGGTCACCGCCTGCGCGCTGTTCCCGATTCTGTGGGCGCTGTCGGGCTCCCTGAAGCGCCAGGCCGAGATCAGCCAGCCCATCCTGGTTCCGGCCCATCCGCAGTGGTCGAACTACCTTGAGGTGTTCGCCCGCATGCCGTTTTGGCGAATGCTGTTCAACACCGTGCTCTACGCCGGTTGCGTCACCGCCGGGCAGGTGTTCTTCTGTTCCCTGGCCGGCTATGCCTTTGCCCGGCTTCCGTTCACCGGCCGCGACAGCCTGTTCGTGCTCTATCTGGCGACGCTGATGGTGCCGTTGACGGTCACGGTGATTCCGCAGTTCATCCTGATGCGGGTTTTCGGCTGGACCGACACCATGTGGGCGATGATCATCCCCGGGCTGTTCGGCAGTGCCTTCGGCACCTACCTGATGCGCCAGTTCTTCGCCACCTTGCCCGTCGACATGGAAGAGGCCGCCATCTTGGACGGCTGCTCGCCGTGGACCATCTATTGGCGGATTCTGTTGCCGCACGCCAGGCCCGCGGTGATGGTGCTGGCGGTGTTGACCTGGATCAATGTCTGGAACGATTTCCTGTGGCCGCTGCTGATGATTCAGCGCAAGGACATCGCCACCTTGACCCTCGGGTTGGTATGGATGCAGGGCGAGTACGTCGCCGAATGGCCGATACTCATGGCTGCGTCCATGCTGATGCTCGCGCCGTTGGTGGTGATCTACGCGGTCGCCCAGCGGGCCTTCGTCCGCGGGATCGCGGCGACCGGTTTCGGTGGACGGTAG
- a CDS encoding carbohydrate ABC transporter permease, with protein MNPTPSRSRAGRWFIAPNLLAVAVFMAFPLGFSLYMSFQHWDLFTPPQFVGAANYRELFDGDPLFAIAVRNTTVFTLGSVVPTVLISLAVAGLLNRQIRGIGLFRAIAFLPLAVSSVVIAVVWQFVFNTDNGLLNIMLGWFGVAPVPWLTEPHWAMVSLCVVSVWKSVPFATVILLAAMQGVPESLHEAARIDGAGELRRFVSITVPMIRGAVWFVVVISVINAFQAFDLVYVLTGSSGGPETGTYVLAIMLFQQAFAFLNFGYASALAWAMFAVLLVLTVIQLRLSRRNAVEQ; from the coding sequence ATGAACCCGACCCCCAGCCGGTCCCGCGCAGGACGCTGGTTCATCGCGCCGAACCTGCTTGCCGTCGCGGTGTTCATGGCCTTCCCGCTGGGCTTCTCGCTCTATATGAGCTTCCAGCACTGGGACCTGTTCACGCCGCCGCAGTTCGTCGGCGCCGCCAACTACCGCGAGTTGTTCGACGGCGATCCGTTGTTCGCGATCGCGGTGCGCAACACGACGGTGTTCACGCTCGGCAGCGTGGTCCCGACGGTGCTTATCAGCCTTGCGGTGGCCGGACTGCTGAACCGCCAGATCCGGGGAATCGGCCTGTTCCGGGCAATCGCCTTTCTCCCGCTGGCGGTGTCGTCGGTGGTGATCGCGGTGGTGTGGCAGTTCGTGTTCAACACCGACAACGGGCTGCTCAACATCATGCTCGGCTGGTTCGGCGTCGCCCCGGTGCCGTGGCTCACCGAGCCGCACTGGGCGATGGTGTCGTTGTGTGTGGTCAGCGTCTGGAAGAGCGTGCCGTTTGCGACGGTGATCCTGCTGGCGGCCATGCAGGGCGTGCCCGAATCCCTGCATGAGGCGGCGCGCATCGACGGGGCGGGGGAGCTGCGCCGGTTCGTGTCGATCACGGTGCCGATGATCCGCGGCGCCGTGTGGTTCGTGGTGGTGATCTCGGTCATCAACGCGTTTCAGGCGTTCGACCTCGTCTACGTGCTCACCGGAAGCAGCGGGGGGCCGGAGACCGGTACCTACGTGCTGGCCATCATGTTGTTCCAGCAGGCTTTCGCCTTCCTGAACTTCGGCTACGCATCCGCGCTGGCCTGGGCGATGTTCGCCGTCCTGCTGGTGCTCACCGTCATCCAGTTGCGGCTGTCCCGCCGGAATGCGGTGGAGCAGTGA
- a CDS encoding ABC transporter substrate-binding protein, whose amino-acid sequence MPRRTVLRGAGALGAAALVPWTPACGTSDDALTFYFAANPEEADARMRIVAAFEREHPEVRVRTILAGGDPTQQISTFCAGGRCPDVLMAWEFNFAGLADRGVLLDLNGLLERDRRFAAALHADSHPALYETFGFKGGQYAFPEQWSGAFLFYNTRIFAEAGVPPPPGRWDQPWSFDEFLATATALTRRSGNGRVTQWGFVDTWSAPYSAALFGMNNGTPWAVPRVNPTHLNFDDDDFLAGIQFYADLANVHRVAPAAADTQSISTMGLFTAGKAAMALGGHWRYQTFVHAEELEFDVAVLPTGPGAAAKGRAARSAIGSTGLAIAAGSRRREQAWEFLKFATGPVGQSLIAESGLFVPVLRSAIASPGFTAAHTGISNLAVLTGGPEHSEGLPITPDWQKVHALMDRAIGPVLRGSRPASSLKHGLTPQIDEVLAAP is encoded by the coding sequence CTGCCTCGGCGCACCGTGCTCCGGGGCGCGGGGGCGCTCGGTGCGGCCGCGCTGGTTCCGTGGACGCCGGCCTGCGGCACCAGCGACGACGCTCTGACGTTCTATTTCGCGGCCAACCCCGAAGAGGCCGACGCCCGGATGCGCATCGTGGCCGCCTTCGAACGCGAGCACCCCGAGGTTCGGGTCCGCACGATATTGGCCGGCGGCGATCCGACGCAGCAGATCTCGACGTTCTGCGCCGGCGGCAGGTGCCCGGATGTGCTGATGGCGTGGGAGTTCAACTTCGCCGGGCTTGCCGACCGCGGGGTGCTGTTGGACCTCAACGGCCTGCTGGAGCGGGATCGGCGGTTCGCGGCGGCGTTGCACGCCGACAGTCACCCGGCGCTGTATGAGACGTTCGGCTTCAAGGGCGGCCAGTACGCGTTTCCGGAGCAGTGGTCGGGCGCGTTCTTGTTCTACAACACCAGGATCTTCGCCGAAGCCGGTGTGCCACCGCCGCCGGGCCGCTGGGACCAGCCCTGGAGCTTCGACGAATTCCTCGCTACCGCAACCGCACTGACCCGCCGTTCCGGAAACGGACGGGTTACCCAGTGGGGCTTCGTCGACACCTGGTCTGCGCCCTATAGCGCGGCCCTGTTCGGCATGAACAACGGCACACCGTGGGCGGTACCGCGGGTCAACCCGACCCACCTCAACTTCGACGACGACGACTTTCTGGCCGGCATCCAGTTCTACGCCGACCTGGCCAACGTGCATCGGGTGGCGCCGGCCGCCGCAGACACCCAGTCGATCTCCACGATGGGCCTGTTCACCGCCGGCAAAGCCGCGATGGCACTCGGCGGCCATTGGCGCTACCAGACGTTCGTCCATGCCGAGGAGCTGGAATTCGATGTGGCGGTGCTACCGACCGGGCCCGGCGCCGCAGCCAAGGGCAGGGCGGCTCGATCCGCCATCGGCAGCACCGGTCTGGCCATTGCCGCCGGCAGTCGCCGCCGCGAACAGGCCTGGGAATTCCTCAAGTTCGCCACCGGGCCGGTGGGCCAGTCGCTGATCGCCGAATCCGGCCTGTTCGTGCCGGTGCTGCGTTCGGCGATCGCCTCACCGGGCTTCACCGCCGCCCACACCGGGATCTCCAACCTTGCGGTGCTGACCGGCGGGCCGGAGCATTCCGAGGGGTTGCCGATCACCCCGGACTGGCAGAAAGTCCACGCCCTGATGGACCGGGCCATCGGTCCGGTCCTGCGCGGCTCACGGCCCGCGTCGAGTCTCAAGCACGGCCTGACCCCGCAGATCGACGAAGTATTGGCCGCGCCATGA